ACAGTTGTATACAAAGTTAATTCACCAATAACTATAAAAAACGATTTATTCTTCGGCTTAGATTtatctacaaaaatatgaaattgataATGGCGAAAGTAACCTACAATTGACATTGAAATTAGCCTCTTGTTAACCAAACAAAGTAAGGAATATCCAGATATCTGTAAAAAACTAAACTTACcgtttgtttcattattattagatgccgattaaaatttatgtaacttAATCCATCACTGATAATACCAGTGTCAACGAATGGAATCGCAAGTACGTGAAAATGCAAAAGCCATACAATTCGGTAGAGACAGTGCCAGAGAGCAAATACAACAATGTAGATCAAAATACCAAAAGTAGTCTGCGAAATAACGAAGACAAGGTTAATTTCAAACGTACGCAGACGACTGATCCAGACCCACCTCCGCAGACTCCAAGTAAGTTTAACAATGGACAAAAATGAGCACAACATTattcaaattcgaaataacgtttattatgagatatttcataatataattcaaattctaattttaaattagtaGATTAGAATTTTACTCATCTTTGACCCTAGAAAAACTGAACCACGAATCGCTACGAGTCGTTATTATCTTCGCAAAACAAATATCGCACGAGTAGCGTggatgttaaaaaaagaagtagtATTATGGACTGAACATTTTGGTTGCAAATACCTCcggttataaaaatttgttaatattcccTATTTGGTCTTTCTAGGGTGAACGAATCAgagacaattttaatttttcaatttcaatccAGTACTAATTGCAGTTTATGACAGCGCAGTCAACTTctggaaaaaaacaaaaacaaggAAAGCAGAAACCAGCCGCTCAAACTACTTCGAGCACTTCGATATCGCAAAAGCCTGACAACGCGGTGAGAAGATGTTTTCGATGGTGCACGCAGTGTTGCAGAAAACGGGACCGTAAACGAGTCGAAGAAGTATCGTCGAAATTATGGGAAAGTCTAAAGGCACAACGTGAGAAATGCAGAAGTAAGAAACGACGAAAAGGAGTTCCCAGCGAGCAGAGTAGTGCTTCGACTGCCGAATATTCAGGTTCCCGAGAAATTAGGGGAAAGAAAAGCAAACGAGATAGTGATAAGGCCGCCAAATTCGACGATTCGAGACGAtcgaggaaaaagagaaaaaaacatGCTTCAGAGGCGTCTGTGGTCGACACACCCACGATTAATGATGAAAAATTGGTCGCAAGCCATGCACTGGGAAAGGATTTCGATTTCACGAAAAGTTGTTGCTATCTGTGTGCCGCGAACGCTATGGCGCTTGCAGCGGCCATGTCGGGCAAAGTGGACAAATTCAACATGTCCATCCAGGCTTCTATTCACTTCGAAGAAAAAGCCACGTCTGTTAAAAACGACGGACTACCGATGCGCGTTAGGACGGTGCAATCGTCTGTCAAAGTGAAGACACGTGACATGAGCACGCTCTACCCGGAAGAGAAAAAGCCCAAAAAACCGAAAgcaaaattgaaacttaagAATCTGAATATATTTCCGAAAGCGAAAGTTCCCAAACAACCGAAAGTGCGGCACGTTGCTTGTGGGACCGATAAAACAATGAGAAGCAACAATGTTACACCGCAATGTAGAGCAGGGCGAGGGACTCACTGCATGAGGGGAGATAagtgattatttataacagtCGGTCAAAGTTCCGCGATAGTTCAAGAAGCAGCTGTCAAGTAATTGACCGCCTTTGTTCCGGCATTATAGGGGAAACacgtaaatatacaaacaatttGTAGATTTGTGTTAAACCTATGGAAACAATATACAGATGTGTCCTTTATAGTTGATACAATATTAACAAACCTGGATGGATTTGCATTTTTAACTGTATATTATTCTTCTTCTCATCAAACACCCGACGCACAGAACGCATTTTCCAaagcaacaaaaaattcattgcacaaatctgTATTTGTCATCGTCGCAATTTATGTACACATATCTCTCGTTccgttacaatatttacgtACATTTTTGGTAACTTAACATTCACAGTTTACACGATTATTCGTCTAATAAGAATGATTTCTGAAGTAAACGTACACGATTATGGCtccgttaaaaaaatcatagTTTCATGAAGCTAGGACTACGCTATACAACAAAACAATGCTATACAACAAATTTGTTCGTAACTTTGTTATGCAACATGTTTTTGCAACTCGTTGCTACATTATTATtgggaaattttttaaactaaacgACTGAatgtactattattattaacacaatgattttcgatgtttttttttaatcatcaTAAAAGAGGGGGCCTATGGAAAAATCATAACAGTGAAATCAATCACATCGAAGATTTCTGTAGATCCTCTCTGGAATATTATCTTAACatagtaaaaattaaagaaaatgtctattcaatcatttagtatttaaaaatttcccaaagagttcatttttcttgatatAGCGATTTTTATTGCACTTGTTCGTCATTCGACCCACGGTCGGCTAAGTTGTGTAAATCCATTCGAGTTCAGGCTGTATCTGGGGATGATACCATAGGTCGCGATGGTATCGTCGCTGCGTTTACGTTGGCGTCATCTGTCGCTGGATTCCCAAACACGAGGGGTGTAGTGTAGTATGGCAGCAGAGGGTATTGCGTCGGCGGGAAATACGTGGGTGGAAACAGTCCTTGCCTCTGGGCGATCTTCAACCTGGATGTGAGCTGTTTCTTCCACTTGGTGCGACGATTTTGGAACCACGTTTTTATCTGCACCTCGGTCAGATTCAGAGACTTCGACAGCTCCATTCGTTTGCTTACGCTCAAGTACTTGTCGATCTAAAATGTCAAATTTCATGTCAATTTTATCGAGGAAAATTTAATCTATGAGAAAAAGAGAATACctttgaaatttctaattaacaaatttttcattaagatTCTCAATCTTTGTAAAACCTGTTTGTCTGTGTGGTTTTTGTTTGTAGACAAATATCAGCGTCCTCATTTGTACAACGATCTTTGTAAATTCATCTCTtgattcgataaataattttgcaacatttttcaacataCCTTAAACTCCGCCTCGAGCCTTTCCAATTGTTTAGCGCTGTAAGCCTGGCGGGGTTTGCGATCGATTCCTGGCTTTCTGGACCGCCTTCCGCTCGGTTTGGGCGCTGCGCAAATTAATTCGGGATATCAAACAAGAAAAACGTAATGTACTTTTGTTTTAACACCATGAACAATAATAAAGTGTTACTTCgatcattaaattatttactcgacGCTTGAATTCGCTCCAatctttaaataacaattaattcgaAGTTGCCCTTTGATCCACTTAAacagatttaattaatcaattttcacgTCAATTGAAGTCCTTTGGGGTTCGATACCAGGTAATACTGTTAAGTAACAATTCAGCTGGCATAATCTCGAGGTCCAAGAAAAGCTATTGCGTCAGACATTTCGTGCAGGACGAACCAAAGAATTTCAGCGAAGTTATGCATTAATTATACTGTGAAGTTTGACGGGTTGACAGTTGATCGCGACAGACCTTCCCGAAGATTTACGAccgcgataataaaaatttaacattataATCATGGCTCTTAATTGTTTGGCTAACTTTGTAAGCTTGTACTCAATTACCACTTTCTCCGGTGCGGTCTACTCATTGGACCGCGTCTAGAGTTACCAAGCGTGTCTAAAACATGCGGGATTGTTTGAGGAACGTGTGACATCTTACAGTCAATATAAGGCAGAATGTGGCAAAGAGCTGGACAAACAGTTTATGCCGAGGAACGTTTGGCTGCGATTATCATTATGGTGCAAAGAAGTTCCACACATTTCCGTTCATGGGGTTATACGAGGTATTATACCGTTGTTAGTCGCATTTAGATAACACGACACTGAGGTCCGACATGTATAACAAATTAGATAAAGAAATGTTCGTCGCCGGTCTCGGCAaacattgtattattaattgctTGGGATTATTATCAGCCGTCAATTTTCGACCATATTTGGAATCTGgtaaatttttagaataaatttaacagaGTAATAATTTACCCTTCGGTAGtctttgataaattaaattaaatttctacagaATGTCTTCAATGGAAAACCTACCCAATaagtatttacaaaaataataaaactagaTAGACACGGGAACAAAGCGATTAATTGTTAAACGGggagaaagtaaatttaatattccttttcactttttttacACGCTGATTTCTAAATTCTTTCAGCAACTATTCACAGGTTTCTCTCTATCGTGAAATTCTGGAAATTGTGACGATTTCACGTCGAAATAGGAATTTTTCCCTTTGTTTAATGTTCAGTTAGCTGCTCGGCCCTTACACTCTGAACCAACAAATAGATGTCGCGTGTTTGCCTAAGGCCTTTTGCGTTTTTCGAAGACCTTTCGAGCACATTCAGGACTGCGACGAATGAATGACTGCGTTGCATTCATTGCCATAAATTCCTTCATTCAACTATCGCTACAAATAACATCATAGATTTAAATATGCAgatgtgtaatatttttcccATCAAATATAACATTCTATGTTTCCTCGTGTACCAGCTACatgattcaaaataaaacaatacaaaagagtacatatatatttgaatacaaCTTTtcgattgaatataatttaataacgtttagatatttttgttacgttataCTGACTTTAATATTGGCACTAAACAGACTGACGTGCattagaaaaaagaattaacacCCAGGGAGTAGAAATGGGGATACGAACGGGTTAAACGGATCGATCGGAGCGAATTCGCAGTGGGAATTGCTTGTATTTCCCAGAAAACGAGAAACTACCTACTGGCCAAAAAGGAAACAGTAACGAAGAACGAAAACCGGCGGAGCCAAGATTTACGAGTATACGGAGACATTTAGCACATCTACGGAAGCTGGTTAGAGTAACGTCGCTGATAAATGGGCTTCTAACAGCATGGCGGATAGTAGCGAAAGAAGCGAAACAACAATGGCGGATTGAAATCTCCGACAAAATGTATTCACGCTCCACAATCCTAATTTACCACAAAACCaataatttatcattcgaTCGATTAACACATTTGTTTAATCATTGTGTTAGATCATAcgatacgaaataaaataataaaactatgtatattattgcTCAAAACATTATTTGCTGGAGTCAAAGCTGCTTTGAGCCCCGTAATCGACTCAAAaccataaaatttaaatatgcaatCAATGTCTCCAAACATAAAACACGATTATTTCGACAAGAGTATACTTTCCGTAGCCTGATACCCACAAGAACGTAAATTATTGGAATTAAAAACCTTTGACACCCGGATAACTAACTGTTTTATATACCTGGTCGGTAACGCACCATAATCGTGGGGGATACAACACCCCAGCTGTTAATGTGACGTTCGCGTGTCGAAAAGCTGTTACCACAGACGCCTCGAGTAATGTCCAATATTCCCTGGAGCCAAGAAAGAACACGCCGATTTTGCTCTTCCCGCTATTGTTCGCGAAAATGGAATTATGGCGATAAGTTATTGCGAGGGCATAATTAGAGTCTTTTGTCGTGTCCAAACGAAAACACCCGGGTACGCTGATACTTTAGGGTGGATGCGGAAAGTTTCGACAATAATTCTTGGGTCGCAGGTAAATAACACAATGATGGTGACTATACTGCGTGTCGAATtatattaggtcatcccataagttcgtgctggAGACTGATTTtgagttaatatttaataaaaaaaacttgagAAATTTTACAGTGACGATATAATGACTACGTCGGAAAagtgggaaaatattgtagaacAAGTGAGATTAAGGAGGAGGAAGAATTTGTAAAGCCAGCAGAAATCTGATTAATAtgataattaatgaaatgcaACAGACAGGgcattttaagaaaaatgcaCATCTTTAAAGTATACTAGGTTAAATGATTCTAGGATTGTCAATGGGAGACGATTAGAGCGTATACTTGTTCTGTGAACTAACCTTGCAATCCGAATAATTGTCCAGGCTTCGTTTGAGCAAACCAGCTATTGTATAAAAGGGATGCGGAAGCGAAAGACGTCGCCGAGTATCCAGATGGATCTGAAAATGTGACTTCCGAGTATGATAATCCAGATGGTGCGTACAACCCCACACTCATGTCtgcaaaataacaaaaatacgaatttaaagaagaaataggATACTTTGTCTTGTATTTCGTCTTTCaagatacttttttatatttatagtttattcatacgacgtttagctTCagagatgaaaattgaaaacttggaagATCTTTTTCCTCGAGttcaatttttccatcgaacttctaactttccaatttttattttcgaaactacgcatcctatgaataaactggtATAAACTGGAACATCCTGGTATAAactcatattttttaaaaattgatttaacgaatataaacgtTTCTCTGAGCTCATTTCTGGAggacgtatatatacgcccttcgcagtcaaagggttaaatgacGTCAACTTTCACGGTTCAATCCTCTAAAATCTGATATATTCCATACTATTTGCATTTAAGTGAAAAACAGAATCCTAAAGCCTCTTCCTCTCAAACATAAACTCTTTACAATATCCAAAATCGTACCCGAGTGCGTGGCAGGTATCGCCGTGGGTTTGATGAACCGACTTCCGTCCATTTTCTCGTCCCTGTCATCCTGCTCCTCGTCCCTGTCCTCAGAATTATTCAAGCTGGAGGATACCTCCGTGTCGCGATCCTCGTTCCTTCCAAGGATGTTATCAATCGTGAATGCACTGGACACAGTCGTAGGCGACGAGTCCTTCCTTTCGACTTGCTTCCTGCATATCTCCTTGCAACTCTCGCTGCCAGAATCAGAAACGTACTCCGTCGTATCCTGATGACTACTCGAGAACTTGGCGAATCGTCCTCGATCCTCTCTGGTCTGATCGTAGACGTCGTCCACGACGTGGATTTCATCGGTATCCCGTTGCACAGGGGCTCGAAGATCGTAGACTTCGTCGATGATCTTGTTGCGACTTTGATACAGCTCCATCGCTGACAATGTCATTGGATTTGATTGCTCTAATCTAATTCCTAAGTTGCTTAATAGAGACACTTCGGGCTAATGTTCACTTTGCGATCACTGTCCTAAATGGTTCTACATCGCGcgattcttcttttaaaagcGTCTTAGTGTTTTGGTTCCTCGTTCCAGGTggcgattttaattaaatacactgATACGTCCATCTTTGATCACTGAATCAACTGAAATTAACTGAATTCAACTGTGTTGAATCTTTCGTGGAAGCTTGCGACACGTGTATTGTTTAAAGCGCCGCTGGCAGACAATGATTTTTAAAGATTTGCGAGAGACAATCTCTGGTATGGCATTTCAAGTCTAATCTCCGACTAATCTTCCTCTCAGCGTTCCGAAACCAAGTACGTTCAAATGTGTGACAGGTGGCACGTGTCTGTGGTCCAGAAGGACCTCCCAACATCCCCACCAGCGGCTCCCGAGGGAAGGTCATCCTACGATGCTGGAAGAGCATCTCGCGCCGAGGATCCCCACTCGTTTCTGTTACCTGATCGGAGTAGGGGTCAAAAGCTTATTCACACTGGTTTAACGTTACTTTGCTATCATTTCATAAATCGATAGAGTGCTTACCGTCGCGTTTAACATTTTCATGCCTCGTTTCGCTATGCACAATATTGAGAAAACAAGTGACTCGGTTTTCCAAAATATTGGTACAGAAGTCTGTCAACTTTGGTTTAGATTCTCTTCAGGAAATTAGGGTTTCTAATcagaattatagaaataataaaaaaggttTATGAAAGAACATGATGCACAATGATTTGTGAGTATTGGACTACGAGTATTCTTGTacaataatacataatttatttaaatatatttctagcAACTGAGCTAAACATATAtcgtaatttgtttttttcatgttACTTTCTGCTGTATGTTcccaaatttaaaatataagtgTATTCTATGTATAAACGATATTCTCTGTTACTTGCTCCAATGACCaatgtatctttattttttctgaaGAAACTCTGAATGGAGCAAGAAGTACTTAACACTGTTACTCATCTCAATCGAACGAATTTAGCTATCGGTGAAACTATAcaaattcttaataatatttcccTTGTACCAAAAACGTATATGATCCGAAAATGGAGTAAGATCCTTCGCAGGTGGTTTCCTGTCGTCATAGCGCCATTTTATCCCCTGTGATCGTCGCGCGGCTCCGTTTTATCGAATTATCGTTGTCATTCTTGTATGCACTACGGACACTTCTAAGAATGTAGTCGCTTAATATCATGATGTGCGCAGTAGCAAACTTCATCCGCCGAAAAAGAGTTCATCAGGGATCAGAAGGCAGAGCTCCGATTGGTTCCAGAGAGCGCATGCTCTTCGTAAGCGTCCGCCTTCTTCGACCCCTCTATTTCAGGGCTTTATGTCAGCAAACTAATGGTTCCTTCTCTATCACGTACATACACACACTCTCGCGACGGATAAACGCTTCTGCCATACGAAGAACGCCCGTGAAAAAGTACCGCAAAATACTTCTTCACGCGTTTACTAAACTCCGCACAGTGGCTCTCATGCAACGTAGTTTTGTTGCGAACGAAACAAATTGATGGATTATAGTTCGATAAATTAAGGGatgtttgtttttgaaatcGCAATGTTTGGCCTTCCGTTCTCATACGTCTAAGCTTCTCTAtttaacatacataaaaataatattacgcAAGAcctaagaataaaatatattcctcgataaataaatactaagaATCTTCtccttattttcatttatttaacactcGTCAGAATTTCTGGTTGGTCCAGCAAATGGTCGGTCATAAGAAGCATCGAGCTACAATGTACTATTTCTGTTTACGTGGTTCAAGTATCGAGCATTTCCGTGGATACCGGAACCATCAGTTTCCGGACAGACCAGGCCAATCTCAATGTTCATCCTCGCACACCAAAAATCCATTCGGTTCCATACTGCTAAAAGGATCAATGGCGATTGTGAGTGCTTTCTATCGTGGACTGGTATCATCAATTTCACCCTTCGCCAATGTCCGGTTACTCTGCCCTTGCACACAAGGTGTTACGTATTTTACAAAAAGATATTACGTAACTTGTATGGGAAAGTGGTGAAATCAAgtacataaatttttgtttttctgtaacattttttctaaGTTAAGTATTAATCCTATCGAAGAATCGACAATAGTATCCTCGTACACATCGTCATGATTTTGTGAACGATATCGCGATCTCTGTATGTGGCTTACAGGGCGTTCTTAAGAAATTTGAGCGTGCAAGTGACGAGAATAAATATTGAGCCTCGTGTACGTGAAACGAAATGCCGTGCATCACCTTTTCGTTAGGTGTGAAAGGAGGAAGTAACGACATGGTCGACGCACACGGTATTTCACGGACAAGCATCCATGCTACTTCCAGGAAACCATTACGAGCCCTTAAAACATCTTTCAACATATATTCGACGGAAGGATTGTCGCGCACTTTTAAAGACATCGGCAAATAATTCGCGTTCGCGACGGGACCTAACATTCACGACTTTCTTCCGTTGATTGACCCTCTGTcgcgtaaattttcttttatctttcaaCACTGAAATTGGGTCGATGTAcgtttatgtattaattaacttttataataaatagtaagttGCTGAAGTTGATATTGGGACTGTCAAGCGAAGGGAAAGGATATGAAagaatgttaaagaaaaataacgaaataccTTAAAGAATTTAGGTTAGTAGATATGAATGTATTTCTAGGTTTGACAAAAATGTTCCTCTTTTATTGCCATAACGCCTGGTAAAGTTCCCGCACGAGCGGTGAGTACTTTTCCTGATGTGGAGTTTACTTTCACGTTTGATGCACGCTGCGCCACATAATTGAAACAATCAATCAAACACCTGCGTAAAGAAGGGTGTACTAACGCGTGCACAAATTGCCGTGGAAGGTTTTCATGCGCGGAGAATCTATCGACGCCACACCCTCGTTGCATGCTGCATCTGTGAGATACTCTTTATCTTACCGAAACTcgtcaattatataatttttaatacaatcgCAAAAGTGATAcgcaattaaataaataatgatttcttaTTTGACTAGAAATAAGTAAGAtaggtatattataatttttgtatatataatatttatatgttagAGTTTCTATAATATTCCACGACGAgcatagaaatatttgataaggGAAAGGAACATTTCACGAGATATTACTGAGTTTAACATCGAAATGGTCCGACACGAATTGGTTAAAGAGATTGCGAGAATTCTTTGGAAACTGAGCGATTAATTTTCCGTAAGCTCCATGTATAACTGGCCGCTATTGGTATGGGCGCAGATATAGCCACTCTCGTGAGGTATTAGACAGGTGAGCGAGTTCCCAAGGGAACAAAGCCCCCATTACCTCATCTCGCCAACCCATCCCCATCCATCCCAGCAAACCCTCCGCTTCTAAAACATTCATAAGAGCAGCGTAAGTGGTTTTTAATAAAGGTATTTAATCATAGGTGTCGGATTACGTGTAAATCGGCTGGTAGTGTCGCCGACTGGTGCTGGATTAGTCACGAGTCCAAATATGTACATAGGGTAATCCGATTTGTTTGCATGTGGGCTGTTTGTTTCAgccttttaataaatttctgtaagaGGCTGCAAATTGTTGCAGGTAACTGTATTTCATCACCAGTCAATAGAATTATTCCAAGCAcctattcaattttgttattgaCGATTTAACCGTGAGGTTTTCGGTTCCTCTGAtgcaagaaattttgtacatattttgaaaattttcataatgtcATATCGTTCCTCTAAATATTTTCccagaatattttcattttattaaagaagtcCAAAGCACCTTCTGATAGAAACATCTGCGtacaataaacataaatagaaTGCATTTATCGATTCAATAATTGGCATCAAAC
This portion of the Hylaeus volcanicus isolate JK05 chromosome 4, UHH_iyHylVolc1.0_haploid, whole genome shotgun sequence genome encodes:
- the LOC128875213 gene encoding uncharacterized protein LOC128875213; protein product: MQKPYNSVETVPESKYNNVDQNTKSSLRNNEDKVNFKRTQTTDPDPPPQTPTQSTSGKKQKQGKQKPAAQTTSSTSISQKPDNAVRRCFRWCTQCCRKRDRKRVEEVSSKLWESLKAQREKCRSKKRRKGVPSEQSSASTAEYSGSREIRGKKSKRDSDKAAKFDDSRRSRKKRKKHASEASVVDTPTINDEKLVASHALGKDFDFTKSCCYLCAANAMALAAAMSGKVDKFNMSIQASIHFEEKATSVKNDGLPMRVRTVQSSVKVKTRDMSTLYPEEKKPKKPKAKLKLKNLNIFPKAKVPKQPKVRHVACGTDKTMRSNNVTPQCRAGRGTHCMRGDK
- the LOC128874878 gene encoding homeobox protein MSH-D-like, which codes for MTLSAMELYQSRNKIIDEVYDLRAPVQRDTDEIHVVDDVYDQTREDRGRFAKFSSSHQDTTEYVSDSGSESCKEICRKQVERKDSSPTTVSSAFTIDNILGRNEDRDTEVSSSLNNSEDRDEEQDDRDEKMDGSRFIKPTAIPATHSDMSVGLYAPSGLSYSEVTFSDPSGYSATSFASASLLYNSWFAQTKPGQLFGLQAPKPSGRRSRKPGIDRKPRQAYSAKQLERLEAEFKIDKYLSVSKRMELSKSLNLTEVQIKTWFQNRRTKWKKQLTSRLKIAQRQGLFPPTYFPPTQYPLLPYYTTPLVFGNPATDDANVNAATIPSRPMVSSPDTA